The stretch of DNA TGGTGAACATGCGGATGTATTATTAAAAAATACTGATACAGCAATGTATGCAGCAAAAGAAAGAGGAAGAAATGCCTATCGCTTCTTTGATGATAATATGGATGTTCAGTACAAAAAGAAATTGGAATTCGAACAAGGAATAAGAAGGGGATTAAAAAATGGTGAATTTCAACTATTTTATCAACCTCAGGTTAATTTAAGTACGGATAAAATAATTGGCTTAGAAGCTCTTATACGTTGGCAACATCCAACAAAAGGACTGATCCCCCCTAATGAATTCATCCCAATAGCGGAAGAAACAGGGCTAATTGTTGAACTTGGTGATTGGGTGTTAGAAACAGCGTGTAAGCAGCTGGAATTTTGGCAATTAAAGGGGTTACCTTCTATTCGTATAGCAGTTAACGTTTCAATACATCAATTCTTGAATGAAAACTTCGTAAATAGAGTTGATCACATATTGTATGAAACAGGTTTGCCCTCGAATTTGTTAGAATTGGAAATTACAGAAAATGTAATGCGCAATCACGAAAAAAGTATTGAAATAATGAAACGTTTAGGAATAGAAATTGCCCTTGATGATTTTGGAACTGGATATTCCTCCTTGAGTGTGTTGAAAAGTTTACCTATTGATAACCTTAAAATTGATAAATCTTTTATAGATGATATTTGTACAGAAGATGACCAAATTGTAAAATCTATTATTCAGATGGGGAAAAATTTGAATTTCACATTAGTTGCAGAAGGCATTGAAAATAAAGAGCAGCTACAATTGTTAAAGAAGTATAAATGTCATATTGGTCAAGGTTTTTGTTTTTGTAAACCATTACCTGCTGATGAAATAGAGAAATTTCTTAAAAAGTAAGAGATAATTTGGAATGAAGTTGATTATTAAGCTCTTTCTTAAAGTATGAGGAAAGGGATGGTTATTTCATTAGAGAGGAAAGCCCAAGGGCAATAATTTAACGTTAACAAACTGAAAAAAATTGCATAGGCTATTATGGAATTTTTAAGAAATGAGGTGAACGGTTTTGTATAATTATGATCGATATCGTCAAAGCTGGGCTCCAGTAGTGGAGAGACTAAGTTACAGCTTGAATGCAGAACAAATGGTATGCTCGATGACAACGCAGTTATTTCACTTTCCAGGTACACAAAATTTAAAAGGAAATGCCGAACTACATCACCACCTTGTTCCAGCATCCTATCACCGAATAACAGCCCTAGGTTGTGCGAAAAGGGTACACCGTGGGGAAACTCATCAGTCCATCATAAAAGCACTAATAGACTGTGTGAATAACGGATTGAAAGAAGATAAAGAAGTTAACAGATGGTTACAAGTGATGAAGAAAAATGCACCTGCTGGTTTAGAAAACTTCATGAACTCAATATCAACTTGGCAGGAGCAAGCGGAGCATAGTTTAGCCTACACACGAGAACTACTTCAAGAGATGGGATATGAGATTGGAGTGGATGACGGGAACCGACATATTAATAGAAACCTGCTAGCCAAATTGGTTGGCTATTTTTTTAAAAAAATAACCTACCCTAGAGTAATGTACTCAATAAGGTAGGGATTTCAAATAGTAAAAGCTGCGTAGTCGAGCTAGGATAATAATCGCTTTACAGAAAGTTAGCTTAACAATTCTAAAATCTCTTTCTCTGATAAAGATGAGAAGTTTGCCTCTCCTGGTTGAATGATGGCATCAACTAATTCTTTTTTCTTTTGTTGTAGCTTGTAGATTTTTTCTTCGATCGTTCCTTCTGTAATTAGACGGAAAACTTGCACTACTTTCTTTTGACCCATACGATGGGCGCGAGCGGCAGCTTGTTCTTCTACTGCTGGATTCCACCACAGGTCATATAATATCACCGTATCGGCACCGGTTAAATTTAATCCAGTCCCGCCAGCTTTTAAAGAAATGAGAAAAACATTTCGTTCGCCGTTATTAAAAGCATTCGCCATCTCCACTCTATCCTTTGATGGAGTTGATCCATCTAAGTAGAAAGAGTCTATTTCATTACGATCTAGCTCAGTCTTAATAATTTGTAGCATACTAGAAAATTGAGAGAATAAAAGAATTCTTTGTCCGTTTTCAATCGAATTCTGGACCATCTCCATTAACTGAGATAATTTACTAGAGTCTCCTTCATAGTTTTCTAAAAATAATGAAGGGTGACAGCAAATTTGGCGTAGTCTTGTTAACCCAGCAAGTATTTTCATCCTGCTTTTTTGAAATCCTTCATTAGAAAGGGCGTCTTTCGTTTCGCCACGAATTTTTTCTAAATAAGCTAGGTATAGCTGTTTTTGTTCCTTCGTTAACTCAGAAAGCTGAACAGATTCTATTTTCTCTGGAAGCTCATGTAATACGTCTGTTTTTAATCGACGTAAAATAAATGGCTTTGTCAACATGGCAATTTTTTCGTGATCTAACGATTGGAACTTTTTCTTTGTTGGGAAAAAGCCAGGTAAAATACAGTCAAAAATAGACCATAGCTCGTTCAATGAGTTTTCAATAGGTGTTCCACTTAAAGCAAACTTCTTAGCAGCTTGTAGCGATTTAATTGTTTTAGCTATTTTCGTCGTATCGTTTTTTATCGCTTGCGCTTCATCTAATAATAGAATGGAAAATTCTCTTGCATTCCATTCATTGCTATCTTGTCTAATTAAAGGATAGCTTGTAATATATACGTCGATATCTTTGTCGGAAGTGAATGTTTCCTTTCTTTCTGCCTTTGTGCCAGAGACGACTGCTATTTTTAAAGACGGAGCAAATCTTTCTAATTCATACTTCCAGTTATACACTAATGAGCTAGGTGTAACGACTAATGCAGGTTGACTGTCTGGGTTTTCTAATCGTTCTGCGAGTAAGTATGTAATACTTTGCAGTGTTTTACCAAGTCCCATATCATCAGCTAAAATGCCTCCAAATCCAAATGTACTTAATGTTTTCAACCATTTGTAACCAACCAGCTGATAATCCCTTAACTCCGCTTGTAAAGAGTGGGGAACAGTGATGGTGAGGCTTTCTGGATTCTTCAATTGTTGAACAAGTTGTTGAAAAGCCTCATTGTACGTTTTCTGATCCACTGTTTTTTCTGTTAATAAGCTTTCCACTTGCATTGCTCGGTAGGATGGGACCGAAAGTTTGTTATCGGATATTTTTCCAAGGTCACCTAACTTCTCATATATTTCTTCTAGTTCCGATAGACCTTCATTTAATTGGATAAAAGAGCCATTAGACAAACGGTGGTAACGTTTCTTTTCTTTAATGGATGCCATCACATGTTTTACATCATTTGGCTCAATTCCTGATAACTCAAATTCAATATCTAGCAAACTTTCATTCTCTTTAAATTGAACATCAAAAGAGAAATCAATTTTTGGCTGATAAATGATTGATTTCACTCTGTCCGTTAAATACACAGTCGCAAACTGTTCATATTTAGGTAGTGTGGAGAAAAGAAAATGGTATATGTGATCATCTTTAGAAATGAAAATGTCCTCTCCATCTGTAGCTAGCTTTGATTGATTTAAAGCTTCAATTAGTAACCTTTCTTTTTCCAAGTCTCGAACAATTTTTTGCCCATTCACTTCAATAGAATTATCTTTTATTTCAAACGGGTCAAAAATGTGTTCTCCGTAGTGTAATTCACACTTAAACAATAAATAGTCTTCTTCATAATCGAGAAAAATTTTAATTTCTAATGGGGTTTGTAATAATTGATTCGTAATAGAGTCCTCAACAACTACTTCACCAATTTTTTTTAAGCTTGGTACAACGTGTGCAAAAAATTTATCCAAGTTAGCTTTGTTTATCGGAACGAAATCATTATTATGACGATTCAACAATTGAAATAACTGATTAACAATTTGCTCCGTTTCCTTATTTAATGGGTAAAATTCGTTATCTATTACAATAAGCTTATATTCAGAAAGATAGTCATATATAGAAATTGGACGGATATCTAATGATACTTCGTCATTTACTATTTTTATAGGAAAATAAAAAGGCTTTTTCTCTTCCTCCAAAACGGTGTTCGTATATTTTTTGCCGTTATTTAGAAATTGGAAATCACAATTTTGAAGTAAGATTAATAACCGTTGTAAAAAGCTAGGTGGTATTTTTATTTCTTTATTATTAGAAGTAGAAACATAGTGGTTATTATTTTCCCTAATAAATTCTTCGCTTTTCCATATATCACATAACAAATCCATTACAGGCTGATCTTCGTTAGAAAATACATGTTTACTCGGATCATACGTAAAGAAATTTGTGAAAGAAAGCTCTTCGTTATCGTTAATGGATTGTAAAAATTCTGTTATGTCTTTTACGACATATAACCGGTCTTCCCCAACTTTAATAGATATAGAGAAATACTCACGACTCCATCGGGAAGGATGCAGTTTTAAATGAAATTGTATTTTTAAAGGAGTACTGTTCTCCTCGTTTAGTATGTTTTCATTAAATAGGGCAAGTGGTGATAACGCAGAAATCATATTTTCACTTATATTAAAATTAGTTGAAGCGTTTATTTCTTTTTGGTTAATGTGGTTCTCTTCTACTAAGTCCTCAATTTCAAATAAAGTAGCGGCAATATGTTTGCACTCTTCATATTTCTCAAAGGCTTTACAAGTGCAAGAAAAGTCACCATAAGTTGTGATGGTAACGTGATAATTTGAGCTACCAGCCACACTAGCCACCCATGAGTTTATTTCTCCTACAAATTCAAGTTTGTACACATTATTGTTATAATAATACCCGAGTCCACGGTCATAAGTAGAAGGGGAAAAAGAATCTAACAAATCATCGATAAGATTTATATTCATAACGATATTCCTTTCCAATTTTATCACTTTTACTATTGTACAATTTTGGCGATAATGGGACAAGGGGAAAGCTTTCATGCTCATACTTTTTATGTAACTAAAGGGATTTAGAGAAAATTTTTAAAAAATGGTGGTGTTTTAAATGAAAAATGCAATAAGTCTAAGAGAACTAGTAGAGGAAATGGATACTCAATCAGAGGATGATAAATCTTTTATTAATAGAGAAACTGGTAAAATTATAATAATTGAAACTAGTATTTTGAGGAGGATAGAAGAGGAAGAAATAGAAGCTGAAACGAACGTAGGTGGGGAAAGCCTCTATATAGAAGCATTAGATATAATAGAAAACGATGAAAAATACGAAGTAATCCCTTCACAATGGGACATAAATGAATACGAGATGATGGAGGATTTTATTTCGAGTATGGAAAGTCCTAAAGTTCGTGATAGGCTCTACGGTGTCATAAAAGGCAAGGGCGCTTTTAGAAGATTTAAAGATATGATAATAAAATTAGACGTGGAGCAACAATGGTATCTATATAAAGACCAAAGGCTAAAGGAAATCGCGATCAAGTTTTGTGAGATGTACGATATTAACTATATAGACGATATGAAATAAAGATGGGATGAGGGGATAATGAATCGACAACAATTGTTAACAAAAATGAAAAAAGTAATAAATACACAATGTCATAAAAATAATTATGTTTCTTTTACTGAAGTGTTATTAGGGATGGGAAAATTAGCAAACGAAGATTATGAAAGTTGGTGTACGGGAAAAGTTTATTACTTGGAAAGGCTAGTAAAGGGGAATTTAGGACAGTTAAATTATTTGCTTAAAGAATACCATAAGCATTGCTTACAATTAGGTTGGAATCCATCCATTACGATTTATAAAAAATGGGGTAAAGGCCACAAACCGACACTTCGATTTAGTAAATCAGGGTTAGACCATATAGAGAAAGCATATTCAACGCATTACGTTAAAAAAGAATGATGAACGAAAGCTTCTTGCTGATTTTAGTTATGAGTTAAAAGAAGTAGGATGGTGCATTCATTTCCAGTTTAATACATAATTCTTTGATCTTTAAATACTAACCATTGCAGTATGGAAGATTAATACTGATAAAAAGGTAAATAATAAGAATAAGGAAGAGAAAAAAACGGAAGAATGTAAAGGGTGGTATTGAATTAAAAGAATATGTTCCTGCATAATGCATGTATATGTAGGTTATACAAGAGTAGGCGTCCTTTTTAGTATAACGTATTAAGAATTGGATGAGTTTTGATGAAAAATAAATGCGCAATATCCATTTATTGGTAGGACGCGGGACCTGTCCCTCTGTCCACAATTGATAAAAGAGAAAAGTAATTGATAAAGTTTATTAGTTGAGCTGTCTTATTTTATGAAGGAAATGGAAAAAAGGAGCTATACGGGTACGAAGAAATTTAATTATGACGAATTTTAAACAATTGAAAACATTTAGGTTTAACGGTTGACAAGAAGTTATCTTTATATAACAATAGATGTTGTATTAGAATTATTATTATTAACGTCTGTTTATTATATACTAACGTTGATTAATAATTCTACAGTATATACTTAAATATTTAAAAGTATTAGGAGGAAGATTTATTATGTCATTAATAGGAAAAGAAGTACTACCATTTACAGCACAAGCGTACCACAACGGTGATTTTGTAACAGTTTCAGATGAAAACTTAAAAGGTCAATGGAGCATTTTCTGCTTCTACCCAGCTGACTTTACTTTCGTATGCCCAACTGAGCTAGAAGATCTTCAAAATCAATATGCAGAGTTAAAATCTCTTGGAGTTGAAGTATATTCTGTATCTACTGACACTCACTTTACACATAAAGCATGGCATGATCAT from Sutcliffiella cohnii encodes:
- a CDS encoding DEAD/DEAH box helicase, whose amino-acid sequence is MNINLIDDLLDSFSPSTYDRGLGYYYNNNVYKLEFVGEINSWVASVAGSSNYHVTITTYGDFSCTCKAFEKYEECKHIAATLFEIEDLVEENHINQKEINASTNFNISENMISALSPLALFNENILNEENSTPLKIQFHLKLHPSRWSREYFSISIKVGEDRLYVVKDITEFLQSINDNEELSFTNFFTYDPSKHVFSNEDQPVMDLLCDIWKSEEFIRENNNHYVSTSNNKEIKIPPSFLQRLLILLQNCDFQFLNNGKKYTNTVLEEEKKPFYFPIKIVNDEVSLDIRPISIYDYLSEYKLIVIDNEFYPLNKETEQIVNQLFQLLNRHNNDFVPINKANLDKFFAHVVPSLKKIGEVVVEDSITNQLLQTPLEIKIFLDYEEDYLLFKCELHYGEHIFDPFEIKDNSIEVNGQKIVRDLEKERLLIEALNQSKLATDGEDIFISKDDHIYHFLFSTLPKYEQFATVYLTDRVKSIIYQPKIDFSFDVQFKENESLLDIEFELSGIEPNDVKHVMASIKEKKRYHRLSNGSFIQLNEGLSELEEIYEKLGDLGKISDNKLSVPSYRAMQVESLLTEKTVDQKTYNEAFQQLVQQLKNPESLTITVPHSLQAELRDYQLVGYKWLKTLSTFGFGGILADDMGLGKTLQSITYLLAERLENPDSQPALVVTPSSLVYNWKYELERFAPSLKIAVVSGTKAERKETFTSDKDIDVYITSYPLIRQDSNEWNAREFSILLLDEAQAIKNDTTKIAKTIKSLQAAKKFALSGTPIENSLNELWSIFDCILPGFFPTKKKFQSLDHEKIAMLTKPFILRRLKTDVLHELPEKIESVQLSELTKEQKQLYLAYLEKIRGETKDALSNEGFQKSRMKILAGLTRLRQICCHPSLFLENYEGDSSKLSQLMEMVQNSIENGQRILLFSQFSSMLQIIKTELDRNEIDSFYLDGSTPSKDRVEMANAFNNGERNVFLISLKAGGTGLNLTGADTVILYDLWWNPAVEEQAAARAHRMGQKKVVQVFRLITEGTIEEKIYKLQQKKKELVDAIIQPGEANFSSLSEKEILELLS
- a CDS encoding UPF0158 family protein produces the protein MKNAISLRELVEEMDTQSEDDKSFINRETGKIIIIETSILRRIEEEEIEAETNVGGESLYIEALDIIENDEKYEVIPSQWDINEYEMMEDFISSMESPKVRDRLYGVIKGKGAFRRFKDMIIKLDVEQQWYLYKDQRLKEIAIKFCEMYDINYIDDMK